From one Gossypium hirsutum isolate 1008001.06 chromosome D08, Gossypium_hirsutum_v2.1, whole genome shotgun sequence genomic stretch:
- the LOC107930011 gene encoding uncharacterized protein: MAFLSKNKLQFVDGTITVPLRIYPLYSTWERCNTMVLSWLHHSISPSIMNSVLWLDFAYVVWRYLCECFSQGDVFCIFDLQEEINAFKQDDRSVTDYFTELKILWDELMNFRSIPACSCPTSCSCGVFATLQKYHDNDYVIRFLKDLHDRFVAVRSQIMLIDPLHTINKAFSLVIQQERHLTTSSSQMFVSNTLRRHPSSKKSQAKSFLDSRQCTFCGKSRHTVDTCYEKHDYSQSVAILPSDSSVTLTQDQLQQLLVLLPSSTSPSPHHVTNTASSLHQMPSTSSGPSLFEDDWYS; the protein is encoded by the exons ATGGCGTTTTTATCCAAGAACAAGCTTCAATTTGTTGATGGCACCATCACAGTTCCGCTTCGAATATATCCTCTTTATTCAACCTGGGAACGGTGTAATACTATGGTGCTTTCTTGGTTGCATCATTCCATCTCACCTTCGATCATGAACAGTGTTCTTTGGCTCGATTTTGCTTATGTTGTTTGGCGTTATCTCTGTGAATGTTTTTCTCAAGGAGATGTTTTCTGCATTTTTGATCTCCAAGAAGAGATCAATGCTTTCAAGCAAGATGATCGCTCAGTCACTGATTATTTTACTGAGTTAAAGATACTCTGGGATGAGTTGATGAATTTTCGATCGATTCCCGCTTGTTCTTGTCCAACATCTTGTTCTTGTGGTGTTTTTGCTACTCTTCAGAAATATCATGATAATGATTACGTTATTCGATTTCTTAAAGACCTTCATGATCGCTTTGTTGCTGTTCGCTCTCAAATCATGCTCATTGATCCGTTGCATACGATCAATAAAGCGTTTTCCTTGGTTATTCAACAGGAACGTCACCTTACTACTAGCTCTTCTCAAATGTTTGTTAGTAACACACTGCGCCGACACCCTTCTTCAAAGAAATCTCAGGCAAAATCGTTTCTTGACTCACGGCAGTGCACCTTTTGTGGTAAATCCAGGCACACTGTTGATACCTGCTATGAGAAGCATG ACTATTCACAGTCTGTTGCTATTTTGCCATCTGATTCTTCTGTTACTTTGACACAAGACCAGTTACAACAGCTGCTTGTATTGCTTCCATCTTCCACCTCTCCCTCCCCACATCATGTTACCAATACTGCCTCTTCCTTACATCAAATGCCTTCTACATCCTCAG GCCCTTCCCTCTTTGAAGATGATTGGTACAGCTAA